The following are from one region of the Candidatus Binataceae bacterium genome:
- a CDS encoding alpha/beta hydrolase, whose protein sequence is MAIRDFAPTRDGLKLRYEIRGSGEPVALIMGFSGSGRSWGEDFLAAMEKRFKIFMIDNRGTGESDKPDVEWTLGDMAADIAAVLDHAKTPRAHIYGISMGGMIAQEFTLAYPDRVRGLVLGCTNCGASKSIPAAPEAIMALMPDPNLSPEDQARRAFSAACGKKFLASPIGQETITRALAEMASYPITPMHTYARQAQAIQSFDSFARLGEIKRPTLVIHGDDDAIVPVANADVLNRAIAGSRQHIIADAGHMFFWEAPEESAEVAGDLFAAVK, encoded by the coding sequence ATGGCAATTCGCGATTTTGCACCAACCCGCGACGGCCTGAAGCTGCGCTACGAGATTCGCGGCTCCGGCGAACCCGTCGCGCTCATCATGGGCTTCAGCGGCTCCGGCCGTTCCTGGGGCGAGGACTTTCTGGCCGCGATGGAAAAGCGGTTCAAGATTTTCATGATCGATAATCGCGGCACCGGCGAGAGCGACAAGCCCGACGTCGAGTGGACACTCGGCGACATGGCGGCCGACATCGCCGCGGTGCTCGATCACGCCAAGACGCCGCGCGCGCATATCTACGGCATCTCGATGGGTGGGATGATCGCGCAGGAGTTCACCCTCGCGTATCCCGATCGCGTGCGCGGCCTGGTGCTCGGATGCACCAACTGCGGCGCTTCGAAATCGATCCCGGCCGCTCCCGAAGCCATCATGGCGCTGATGCCCGATCCGAACCTCTCGCCCGAGGACCAGGCGCGCCGGGCTTTCTCCGCGGCGTGCGGCAAGAAGTTCCTCGCTTCGCCGATTGGCCAGGAAACGATCACGCGGGCGCTTGCCGAGATGGCGAGCTATCCGATCACGCCGATGCATACCTATGCGCGACAAGCGCAGGCGATCCAAAGTTTCGACAGCTTCGCGCGGCTCGGCGAGATTAAGCGCCCGACACTCGTGATTCATGGCGATGACGACGCGATAGTACCGGTCGCAAACGCCGATGTCCTGAACCGCGCAATCGCCGGCTCGCGCCAGCACATTATCGCGGACGCGGGTCACATGTTTTTCTGGGAAGCGCCCGAAGAGTCAGCAGAAGTCGCCGGCGATCTTTTCGCCGCCGTGAAATAG
- the hisN gene encoding histidinol-phosphatase: MTLDRAAITEYTDFACHLVEIAGRAILPHFRQAIDVENKKQDGYDPVTIADRAAEQAMRDEIARVYPGHGVLGEEHGALASRDGMTWVIDPIDGTRAFVIGLLHWGVLLALNDGTRPVIGVMHQPYVGETFVGSPLGAELRRAGIARPLHTRKCVELKDAIVCATDPAMFTAPGEREAFNAVTSKARARRFGTDCYAFSLLAAGFADLVIEAGLKPYDIQPLIPIIEAAGGIVTNWSGGTAYDGGQVIAAGDRDAHAAALSLLRSASR, translated from the coding sequence ATGACCCTCGATCGCGCCGCTATCACCGAATACACGGATTTTGCCTGTCATCTGGTCGAGATCGCCGGACGCGCGATTCTGCCGCACTTTCGCCAGGCGATCGACGTCGAGAACAAAAAGCAGGACGGCTACGACCCCGTGACCATTGCCGATCGCGCCGCCGAGCAGGCGATGCGCGATGAGATCGCGCGGGTCTATCCGGGCCACGGCGTGCTCGGCGAGGAGCATGGCGCACTCGCGAGCCGCGACGGGATGACGTGGGTGATCGATCCGATCGATGGCACGCGCGCCTTCGTGATCGGGCTCCTGCACTGGGGCGTGCTGCTCGCGCTCAACGACGGCACGCGGCCGGTCATCGGCGTGATGCATCAGCCATACGTCGGCGAAACGTTCGTGGGTTCGCCACTCGGCGCGGAGCTCAGACGCGCGGGCATCGCGCGGCCGCTCCATACACGCAAATGCGTGGAGCTGAAGGACGCCATCGTCTGCGCCACCGATCCCGCGATGTTTACCGCGCCCGGTGAGCGGGAAGCGTTTAACGCCGTCACCTCGAAAGCGCGCGCCCGGCGCTTCGGCACCGATTGCTACGCCTTCAGCCTGCTCGCCGCGGGATTCGCCGACCTCGTAATCGAAGCGGGCCTCAAGCCCTACGACATCCAGCCGCTGATCCCGATCATCGAAGCCGCCGGCGGCATCGTCACGAACTGGTCCGGCGGTACGGCCTACGACGGCGGCCAGGTGATAGCGGCGGGCGACCGCGATGCGCACGCCGCAGCGCTGTCTTTGCTAAGGTCCGCGTCGCGCTGA
- a CDS encoding metalloregulator ArsR/SmtB family transcription factor has protein sequence MVPSAQTPGSLTLEFFKALADESRLRIVAMLAEREHSVQEIARRLNLREPTISHHLAILRELELVAVRAEGTVRWYRLNDGVLRKFKSEVFSPENLARIASTDTADSWEAKVLANFLDGERLIKIPDTRRKRWAVLRWMGAKFQADVSYSEAQVNAIIKRHHEDAAFIRREMIGEKIFARENGIYRLRPQSEWSEAPR, from the coding sequence CGCTGGCCGACGAGAGCCGCCTCAGGATCGTCGCGATGCTGGCGGAACGCGAGCACAGCGTGCAGGAGATCGCGCGGCGGCTGAACCTGCGCGAGCCGACGATCTCGCATCATCTTGCCATCCTGCGCGAGCTCGAACTCGTCGCGGTGCGCGCCGAAGGAACCGTCAGATGGTACAGGCTCAACGACGGCGTGTTGCGCAAATTCAAGAGCGAAGTGTTTTCGCCGGAGAATCTCGCACGAATCGCGAGCACTGATACGGCCGACAGTTGGGAAGCGAAAGTGCTCGCCAATTTCCTCGACGGTGAGCGTCTCATCAAGATTCCTGACACTCGCCGCAAAAGGTGGGCGGTACTGCGCTGGATGGGCGCGAAGTTCCAGGCAGATGTCTCGTACAGCGAGGCGCAGGTGAACGCGATTATCAAGCGTCATCACGAAGATGCAGCCTTTATCCGCCGCGAGATGATCGGCGAGAAAATTTTCGCGCGCGAAAACGGCATCTACCGCCTGCGTCCGCAATCGGAGTGGAGCGAGGCGCCGCGATGA
- a CDS encoding alpha/beta fold hydrolase yields the protein MFRLTANAWLEYLQQLSSLLRDPVYYGVGVPHGHGEQVLLIPGFTAGDWTLGTMARWLRRIGYRAHLSGIDLNVGCPKRKAELVGWRVAKIAHDSHSRVAIIGHSLGGVLGRAIASIDPEYVSRVVALGSPIRYGWDSVRDEVRPTLNAVQAFWQTIQSAPEECGTFECSCGIARRVFAKMPGAVRFDSIYTRTDEIVSWQACLADDGPNHEVSGLHSSLIANPAVYRLLGAILAEAKSNHAAA from the coding sequence ATGTTTCGTCTTACGGCAAATGCCTGGCTTGAGTATCTCCAGCAACTTTCCAGTCTGCTTCGCGACCCGGTTTACTACGGCGTCGGTGTGCCGCACGGCCATGGGGAGCAGGTCCTGCTGATTCCGGGCTTCACCGCCGGCGACTGGACGCTCGGCACGATGGCGCGATGGCTCCGGCGAATTGGTTACCGCGCCCACCTTTCGGGCATCGACCTCAACGTCGGATGCCCCAAGCGCAAGGCCGAGCTGGTCGGATGGCGCGTCGCAAAGATCGCCCACGACAGCCATTCGCGGGTCGCGATTATCGGCCACAGCCTCGGCGGCGTGCTGGGCCGCGCGATCGCGTCGATCGATCCCGAGTACGTGAGCCGCGTGGTCGCGCTCGGCTCGCCGATTCGTTACGGATGGGACAGCGTGCGTGATGAAGTGCGCCCCACTCTAAATGCCGTGCAGGCGTTCTGGCAGACGATCCAGTCAGCGCCCGAGGAATGCGGCACGTTCGAATGCTCCTGCGGTATCGCGCGGCGCGTATTCGCGAAGATGCCGGGTGCGGTGCGCTTCGACTCGATCTACACGCGCACCGATGAGATCGTCTCGTGGCAGGCTTGTCTGGCTGACGACGGCCCGAATCACGAAGTGAGCGGACTCCATTCGAGCCTGATCGCGAATCCCGCGGTATATCGCCTGCTCGGCGCGATTCTGGCCGAGGCCAAGTCGAACCACGCCGCGGCTTGA
- a CDS encoding DUF72 domain-containing protein — protein sequence MVRIGTSGFSYKEWCGIFYPEKLSGPKMLPFYATRFPTVEINYTFRAMPRRPMLEKWCAETPETFRFALKAPERITHTARLKNVENATDYFVETAKVLGDRLGPTLFQLPPQFKKDLPVLRDFLAMLNRRIEAAFEFRNKSWLEDDVFAALGEADAALCIAESDKLATPVVRTAKYSYLRLRKENYTDDELAEWAKRIKKLGKECSHVYVYLKHATAAPALVEKLTALVGK from the coding sequence ATGGTGCGAATCGGGACATCGGGATTCAGCTACAAGGAATGGTGCGGCATCTTCTACCCGGAGAAACTCTCCGGGCCGAAGATGCTGCCGTTCTACGCCACGCGCTTTCCCACCGTCGAGATCAACTACACGTTTCGCGCGATGCCGAGGCGGCCGATGCTCGAGAAATGGTGCGCGGAGACGCCGGAGACTTTTCGCTTCGCGCTCAAGGCTCCCGAGCGCATCACGCATACGGCGCGGCTCAAGAACGTCGAGAATGCGACTGACTATTTCGTCGAGACGGCGAAGGTGCTCGGCGATCGCCTCGGCCCGACGCTCTTTCAGCTTCCTCCGCAATTCAAGAAAGATCTGCCGGTGCTGCGCGATTTCCTGGCGATGCTGAATCGGCGCATCGAGGCGGCATTTGAGTTTCGCAACAAGTCGTGGCTCGAAGACGACGTCTTCGCCGCGCTCGGCGAAGCCGACGCCGCGTTATGTATCGCAGAGAGCGACAAGCTCGCGACCCCGGTCGTGCGCACCGCGAAGTACAGCTACCTACGCCTGCGCAAGGAGAATTACACCGACGACGAGCTCGCCGAGTGGGCCAAGCGAATCAAAAAACTCGGCAAAGAATGCTCGCATGTGTACGTCTATCTAAAGCATGCCACCGCCGCGCCGGCATTGGTGGAGAAGCTGACAGCGCTCGTCGGGAAGTAG
- a CDS encoding MaoC family dehydratase: MAEEIKFNDIERLKSKISDQFGPWSEEVEISQDMINRFADVTGDHQWIHIDVERAKRESPFGGPVAHGFLTLSLLPRLATSPGFQVTGAKAFINYGANKLRFVAPVLAGSKVHAHSRLRAVDAKGTGVQVTTETTVHVVGNDKPALIYEGLLLYVG; this comes from the coding sequence GTGGCTGAAGAAATTAAGTTCAACGATATCGAGCGCCTGAAGTCCAAGATCAGCGACCAGTTCGGCCCGTGGAGCGAAGAGGTCGAGATCAGCCAGGACATGATCAACCGCTTCGCCGACGTTACCGGCGACCATCAGTGGATTCATATCGACGTCGAGCGGGCCAAACGCGAGAGCCCCTTTGGCGGACCGGTGGCGCACGGATTCCTGACGCTGTCGCTGCTGCCGCGCCTCGCGACCAGTCCCGGATTCCAGGTCACGGGCGCCAAGGCCTTCATCAACTACGGTGCCAACAAGTTGCGCTTCGTCGCTCCGGTGCTCGCAGGATCGAAGGTGCACGCGCATTCGCGCCTGCGCGCCGTCGATGCGAAAGGCACCGGCGTCCAGGTGACGACCGAGACGACGGTGCACGTCGTGGGCAACGACAAGCCCGCCCTCATCTACGAGGGGCTGCTTCTTTATGTAGGCTGA
- a CDS encoding DUF992 domain-containing protein — translation MATATGAFAQASGGSSSGGSGNKMTVRAGYLTCHVASGWGFIFGSSRQVKCAYALQPGYTEYYDGSITKFGADIGYLSSGVIVWAVLAPTNNLGQGALAGHYAGATASAALGVGAGANVLIGGFKNSIALQPISIEGQNGLNIAAGVAALALKFDSSKKPKVGGESNVNP, via the coding sequence ATGGCAACGGCCACGGGCGCTTTTGCGCAGGCGAGCGGCGGCTCGTCGTCGGGCGGGAGCGGCAACAAGATGACCGTGCGCGCCGGCTATCTGACCTGCCATGTTGCCTCGGGATGGGGCTTTATCTTCGGCTCGTCGCGTCAGGTGAAGTGCGCGTATGCCCTTCAGCCGGGATACACCGAGTACTATGACGGCAGTATCACCAAGTTCGGCGCCGATATCGGCTATCTCTCCTCGGGCGTTATCGTCTGGGCGGTCCTCGCTCCCACGAATAATCTCGGCCAGGGCGCACTCGCCGGCCACTATGCTGGCGCGACGGCCAGCGCCGCGTTGGGAGTCGGTGCGGGCGCGAACGTCCTGATCGGCGGATTCAAGAACTCGATCGCGCTTCAGCCGATCAGCATCGAAGGCCAGAACGGACTGAACATCGCAGCCGGTGTCGCCGCGCTGGCGCTGAAGTTCGACTCGTCCAAGAAGCCGAAGGTCGGCGGTGAATCGAACGTCAATCCGTAA
- a CDS encoding DedA family protein: protein MHAITDPALIAEWMTAWGYYGIFAFVFVGNLGIPVPEETVMLAAGFLAGRDILDIRYVYAVVFVSAVIGDCTGFLIGRTAGQAVVQRLADRFKFLHGRYERLQVFFQVHGSKAVFMARFIAGVRFMAGPMAGACKMPFLQFLGWNILGAMVWCSVIVTVGYLLGDELYLLVARTHQATRWIAVGAAVLLGLVILAWWRERHHTVPGPEA from the coding sequence ATGCACGCGATAACTGACCCCGCGCTTATCGCGGAGTGGATGACGGCGTGGGGTTATTATGGAATCTTCGCCTTCGTTTTCGTCGGCAATCTCGGCATCCCCGTTCCCGAAGAAACAGTGATGCTGGCCGCGGGCTTTCTGGCCGGACGCGACATCCTCGACATCCGCTATGTGTACGCAGTCGTGTTCGTGAGCGCCGTTATCGGCGATTGCACGGGCTTCCTCATCGGTCGCACCGCGGGGCAAGCCGTCGTGCAGCGCCTCGCCGATCGTTTCAAGTTCCTGCACGGACGCTACGAGCGGCTGCAGGTCTTCTTCCAGGTTCACGGCAGCAAGGCCGTGTTCATGGCGCGCTTCATCGCGGGCGTGCGCTTCATGGCGGGCCCCATGGCCGGCGCGTGCAAGATGCCCTTTCTGCAGTTCCTCGGCTGGAACATCCTGGGTGCGATGGTATGGTGCTCGGTGATCGTCACCGTGGGTTACCTGCTTGGCGATGAGCTATACCTACTCGTGGCGCGCACCCATCAGGCAACGCGCTGGATCGCGGTGGGCGCCGCAGTCCTATTGGGCCTGGTTATTCTGGCATGGTGGCGCGAGCGCCATCATACGGTTCCCGGCCCTGAAGCGTAA
- a CDS encoding HAD-IA family hydrolase, giving the protein MSVEAVIWDFGGVFTSSPFEAFNRFETERGLPANFIRTINSTNPDANAWALFESSQIDRDGFDRLFLAESTALGYPVRGKEILPLLSGQVRPRMVEALLACKRRFKVGCITNNMQHGHGSSMATTVEGGSKALAIMQHFDAIIESSKAGVRKPNPKVYLMMCELLAVAPAACVYIDDLGINCKPAAQLGMTAIKVVSEAQALAALEIATGLKFA; this is encoded by the coding sequence GTGAGTGTCGAGGCAGTAATCTGGGATTTTGGCGGCGTGTTCACGAGCTCGCCGTTTGAGGCGTTCAATCGATTCGAGACTGAGCGCGGCCTGCCCGCCAACTTCATCCGCACGATCAACTCGACCAATCCCGACGCGAACGCATGGGCGCTCTTCGAAAGTTCCCAGATCGATCGCGACGGATTCGATCGCCTGTTCCTCGCGGAATCGACCGCCCTCGGCTATCCAGTTCGAGGCAAAGAAATCCTGCCGCTGCTGTCGGGCCAAGTGCGGCCGCGGATGGTCGAGGCGCTGCTCGCCTGCAAGCGCCGCTTCAAGGTCGGATGCATCACGAACAACATGCAGCACGGCCACGGCTCGAGCATGGCGACTACGGTGGAGGGCGGCTCGAAGGCGCTCGCGATCATGCAGCACTTCGACGCGATCATCGAAAGCTCGAAGGCCGGCGTGCGCAAGCCGAATCCCAAAGTTTACCTGATGATGTGCGAGCTGCTCGCTGTCGCGCCCGCGGCGTGCGTTTACATCGACGACCTCGGCATCAACTGCAAACCCGCAGCGCAACTCGGCATGACGGCAATCAAAGTAGTGAGCGAAGCCCAGGCGCTCGCCGCTCTCGAAATCGCAACGGGCTTGAAGTTCGCGTAG
- a CDS encoding DHA2 family efflux MFS transporter permease subunit, producing MADQVLRAPVAATPVNEVAPAGKWLVAASVMIGTFLSVMDATVVNVAMPHMMGSFGQDLLTITWVSTSYSIAEIIMITMSAWWTTVLGRKRLFIFSMVLFTIGSVLAGTSKTFTQMIFYRVLQGIGGGSLMPCSQAIARETFPPAEQGMAMAIFSMGVVLAPATGPVLGGWLVDNYGWQWVFYINVPFCIIGLLMVSAFVHDPPYLKRGVTKIDWTGIGLLTVGLTTMQIVLERGEEVDWFANNWIVIGSIIAALTMVGLVAWEMLADEPVINFRLFRNVPLSVGSGLGMVVGFALFGSSFLLPQFTETLLGYPAYQAGMVLMPRAVTMMLAMPIVGRLYNLVSPRILIAVGIVALIAGYYQLSHFTLYVGFWSFMPILILTGIGMGASMVTMSTVSLSTIPRSLMTGASSLYTLSRRIAGNIAYAMLATLLARRSQEHHSDLVDVVRRTNPTFRTTDAQFQSFLGNHGIASTPGRRADLVMMNNIVSRQSTMMAYNDCFWLMVLMLAVIMPFLYLLPKEGTPSVPEAHAE from the coding sequence TTGGCAGATCAGGTTTTGCGCGCTCCCGTCGCGGCGACACCCGTCAACGAGGTTGCGCCCGCCGGCAAATGGCTGGTCGCAGCGTCAGTGATGATCGGCACCTTCCTGTCGGTGATGGACGCGACGGTGGTCAACGTCGCGATGCCGCACATGATGGGGTCCTTCGGCCAGGACTTGCTCACAATCACCTGGGTATCGACCTCCTACAGCATCGCCGAGATCATCATGATCACGATGTCGGCGTGGTGGACGACCGTACTCGGCCGCAAGCGGCTGTTTATCTTCTCGATGGTGCTGTTCACTATCGGTTCCGTACTCGCCGGTACATCGAAAACCTTCACGCAGATGATCTTCTATCGCGTGCTGCAGGGCATCGGCGGCGGCAGCCTGATGCCCTGCTCGCAGGCGATCGCGCGCGAGACGTTTCCGCCGGCCGAGCAGGGCATGGCGATGGCGATCTTCAGCATGGGCGTGGTGCTCGCGCCCGCAACCGGTCCCGTCCTCGGCGGATGGCTGGTGGACAATTACGGATGGCAGTGGGTGTTCTACATCAACGTGCCGTTCTGCATCATCGGCCTCCTGATGGTGAGCGCGTTCGTCCACGACCCACCGTATCTGAAGCGCGGCGTGACGAAGATCGATTGGACCGGGATCGGGCTTCTAACCGTCGGTCTGACCACGATGCAGATCGTGCTCGAGCGCGGCGAGGAAGTGGACTGGTTCGCCAACAACTGGATCGTGATCGGATCAATCATCGCGGCGCTGACGATGGTCGGGCTGGTCGCGTGGGAGATGCTCGCCGACGAGCCGGTCATCAACTTTCGATTGTTCCGCAACGTGCCGCTGAGCGTCGGGTCGGGACTCGGGATGGTGGTGGGCTTTGCGCTGTTCGGATCGAGCTTTCTGCTCCCCCAATTCACGGAAACCCTGCTCGGCTATCCCGCGTATCAGGCCGGCATGGTGCTGATGCCGCGCGCGGTCACGATGATGCTCGCGATGCCGATCGTGGGCCGGCTCTACAATCTCGTCAGCCCGCGCATCTTGATCGCCGTCGGGATCGTCGCGCTGATCGCAGGATACTACCAACTCAGCCACTTCACGCTTTATGTCGGCTTCTGGAGTTTCATGCCGATACTGATCCTCACCGGAATCGGCATGGGCGCATCGATGGTGACGATGAGCACGGTCTCACTGAGCACGATACCGCGCTCATTGATGACGGGCGCGTCGAGCCTTTACACGCTCTCGCGGCGCATCGCAGGTAATATTGCCTATGCGATGCTGGCGACGTTGCTGGCGCGCCGCTCGCAGGAGCATCACTCGGACCTGGTCGATGTCGTACGGCGCACTAACCCGACCTTCCGCACGACTGACGCGCAATTCCAAAGTTTCCTCGGCAATCACGGTATCGCGTCGACGCCCGGCCGCCGCGCCGACCTGGTGATGATGAATAATATCGTCAGCCGGCAATCGACGATGATGGCCTACAACGATTGCTTCTGGCTGATGGTACTGATGCTCGCGGTGATCATGCCATTTCTCTACCTGCTCCCAAAAGAAGGCACGCCCAGCGTTCCCGAGGCGCACGCGGAGTAG
- a CDS encoding ester cyclase — MDIEKNKELVRQITEQLWNGRAYDKIPEFYAEDYVADYSPYAIHHGLEGIRGMVERAYTTFTDYHEELREMIAEGDMVVLRITISGFQTGQWGPLPPSGKRVEFDEAIFLRLRDGKVVHQRGIVDNLAALRQLGRA; from the coding sequence ATGGACATCGAGAAGAACAAAGAGCTGGTGCGTCAAATCACCGAGCAACTCTGGAATGGGCGCGCTTACGACAAAATCCCCGAGTTCTACGCCGAGGACTACGTCGCCGACTACTCGCCATATGCAATACACCATGGGCTCGAGGGAATCCGCGGGATGGTCGAGCGCGCATACACCACGTTCACCGACTATCACGAGGAGCTTCGCGAGATGATCGCGGAGGGCGACATGGTCGTCCTCCGCATCACGATCAGCGGCTTTCAGACTGGACAATGGGGACCATTACCGCCGTCGGGCAAGCGCGTCGAGTTCGACGAGGCGATATTCCTGCGCCTTCGCGACGGCAAAGTGGTTCACCAACGCGGCATCGTGGACAACCTGGCGGCGCTTCGGCAGCTCGGCCGCGCCTGA
- a CDS encoding enoyl-CoA hydratase-related protein: MASYETVIYEKLEDKIFRLTLNRPEKLNALSQKLLKEVDSVMDEYETNADASVLIIRGAGRAFSAGYDLQGTQQPGSGFTVTSDRFGLNKTIERWQRLWSINKPTIAQVHGYCLAGGTEFVGHCDIVFASEDAQFGHPAGRSLGILPTLSMWPLLMGPRKTKEYFFTGDYINAQEALEWHLVNRVYPKDKLEAETLAYARRVAMVPAELLTLHKAAVNRYVEILGIRAAEQSSADIDVIAHQTETVKAWMKASREKGLKGALTERDRPFARKA; this comes from the coding sequence ATGGCATCCTACGAAACCGTCATCTACGAGAAGCTTGAAGATAAGATTTTTCGCCTCACGCTCAACCGTCCTGAGAAGCTCAACGCGCTCTCGCAGAAGCTGCTCAAGGAAGTTGATTCGGTGATGGACGAGTATGAGACCAACGCCGACGCGAGCGTGCTAATCATCCGCGGCGCGGGGCGCGCGTTCTCGGCGGGCTATGATTTGCAGGGCACGCAGCAGCCGGGCTCGGGCTTCACCGTCACGAGCGATCGCTTCGGGCTCAACAAGACGATCGAGCGCTGGCAGCGCTTATGGTCGATCAACAAGCCGACAATCGCGCAGGTTCACGGCTATTGTCTCGCGGGCGGCACCGAGTTCGTTGGCCATTGCGATATCGTGTTCGCAAGCGAGGACGCGCAATTCGGCCATCCCGCCGGGCGCTCGCTCGGCATCCTGCCGACGCTCTCGATGTGGCCGCTGCTCATGGGCCCGCGCAAGACCAAGGAATATTTCTTCACCGGCGACTACATCAACGCACAGGAAGCGCTCGAATGGCATCTTGTCAATCGCGTGTATCCGAAAGACAAGCTCGAGGCTGAGACGCTCGCGTATGCGCGCCGGGTCGCGATGGTGCCGGCTGAGCTGCTGACGCTGCATAAGGCCGCGGTAAATCGCTATGTCGAAATCCTGGGCATCCGTGCCGCAGAGCAATCGTCGGCAGACATCGACGTCATCGCGCATCAGACCGAAACGGTGAAGGCCTGGATGAAGGCCAGCCGCGAGAAGGGGCTCAAAGGCGCACTCACCGAGCGCGATCGTCCGTTCGCCAGGAAGGCCTGA